In Bombus huntii isolate Logan2020A chromosome 3, iyBomHunt1.1, whole genome shotgun sequence, a single genomic region encodes these proteins:
- the LOC126863460 gene encoding uncharacterized protein LOC126863460 has translation MEISPRKPLKRTQEPIDEWLQNEGYFRKHAPRDPTCLFRAVSEQVYLTQHYHIRVRKECVEFMRKTKHLFSEGISIPFEDYLEQMICFTEWGGMTEIQAMSLLYKREFIIFSSQKQANHNVTNNGFKDIIYLCHTPQKQYESIYTKDFVANAAFCQSIVYQVLYKDVFQMANIEGTVHKMLHDRTATFRHDKFFLKGNLEIRDQLAAEIYNKIDNGTDEVDDARAIIKNIPPFPYRIAKALDPNIYRNTDFDIWHEIRREVKNAGWTRHNSHELQIGGKCLVQVDFNEEDFDKTNNNSIYVSSLGKDVNDNDTKILQKKSSDPIFYYGHIQEMGKSQGPVLVFIEELGEKRIVPYSALKPLPLKKNKQANWLPVCKKNLLLDSNQKWRKACSASSRKTKDSNMNILSNNIDKNENNDNIVSDINENNFQWKEGSLKVDHQEYENYSMDKCANYSIDNSVEMFPTKMVLDNTQSSTIDIGRQENNKERKEKDSFSHKNSENNCIRNSKSDSATNNDNNVSFNSYSKQKMQKDIYYTPYAGDSNAQIDHMLRSINCSVQKSIDVNGSDLPLSDPFTLRFFYNLGLEYFRGGANWNYLTNVQSPDFGQWYQGASPNEEEITNITNMIQDCTLTQQKKEPNNDQKEIGTQSLYQENENRYVNDIKNTQIQKTEVQRGNDGKETSYSSRDNKLEYANKESSRLNRNGLGPRYKKNSENRHRSASHFSNQYSSNGSNSKLSKLDRDAKEDSMNVQPSQSIHQQLHTPANAMNTYQASYMQQGMYSGLPYYGNEAEAFANPYYSLNPSFIPIPCLSHSDIHDNNNVQPFSPHLCPGIDYAQAYSGLCPPYLCPPPTPYNIPPQNIPEHWYAVAGQPHYMQYAPVLSVPAETTCTGVVQNANQNVPS, from the exons ATGGAAATATCTCCTAGAAAACCATTGAAACGTACGCAAGAACCTATTGATGAATGGTTACAAAATGAAGGATATTTCAGGAAACATGCACCTAGAGATCCAACTTGCTTGTTCAGAGCAGTTAGCGAACAAGTTTACTTGACACAACACTATCATATAAGAGTAAGAAAAGAATGTGTGGAGTTCATGAGAAAAacaaaacatttattttcggAG GGTATATCGATTCCATTTGAAGATTATTTAGAACAAATGATATGTTTTACGGAATGGGGTGGCATGACTGAAATCCAAGCTATGTCATTACTTTATAAAAGAGAATTCATTATATTTAGTAGTCAAAAGCAAGCGAATCATAATGTTACAAATAATGGTTTTAaggatataatatatttatgcCATACACCACAAAAACAGTATGAAAGTATTTATACAAAGGATTTTGTTGCAAACGCTGCTTTTTGTCAAT CTATTGTCTATCAAGTGTTATATAAAGATGTTTTTCAAATGGCCAATATAGAGGGTACTGTTCATAAAATGTTACATGATAGAACAGCTACATTTAGACATGATAAGTTTTTCCTTAAAGGCAATCTAGAGATCCGAGA ccAATTAGCTGCAgagatatataataaaattgacaATGGAACTGATGAGGTTGATGATGCACGGgccataataaaaaatataccacCTTTTCCTTATAGAATTGCTAAAGCTCTTGATCCCAATATCTATCGTAATACTGACTTTGATATATGGCATGAAATTAGAAGAG AAGTGAAAAATGCAGGATGGACTAGGCACAATAGTCATGAACTCCAAATTGGTGGCAAATGTTTGGTACAAGTGGACTTTAATGAGGAAGATTTTGACAAAACCAATAATAATAGCATTTATGTGTCTTCTCTTGGAAAGGATGTTAATGATaatgatacaaaaatattgcaaaagaAAAGCAGTGATCCCATATTTTACTATGGACATATTCAAGAAATGGGTAAAAGTCAGGGACCTGTATTAGTCTTTATTGAAGAGTTAGGAGAAAAAAGGATTGTGCCATATTCAGCTCTTAAACCATTACCcctaaagaaaaataaacagGCCAATTGGCTACCAGTTTGCAAAAAGAATCTACTCTTAGATTCAA ATCAAAAATGGAGAAAAGCATGCAGTGCATCATCGCGTAAAACTAAAGACTCTAATATGAacattttatcaaataatattgataaaaatgaaaataatgataatattgTCAGTGATATTAATGAGAATAATTTTCAGTGGAAGGAAGGATCATT AAAAGTGGATCATCAAGAATATGAGAATTATTCAATGGATAAGTGTGCTAATTACTCAATTGAT aaTTCTGTTGAAATGTTTCCTACAAAAATGGTTCTGGATAACACTCAGTCTTCTACAATAGATATCGGAAGgcaagaaaataataaagaacGTAAAGAAAAAGATTCATTCTCGCATAAAAACTCcgaaaataattgtataaGAAATTCAAAATCTGATAGTGCAAcgaataatgataataatgtcAGTTTTAACTCGTATTCTAAACAAAAGATGCAGAAAGATATATATTACACACCATATGCTG gaGATTCTAATGCTCAAATAGATCATATGCTACGTTCTATTAATTGTTCTGTACAAAAAAGTATTGATGTAAATGGTAGTGATTTGCCGCTATCAG ATCCATTCACATTGagatttttttacaatttaggATTAGAG TATTTTCGTGGTGGTGCTAATTGGAATTATTTAACAAATGTACAGTCGCCTGATTTTGGACAGTGGTATCAAG GTGCATCTCCGaatgaagaagaaattacaaatatcaCGAATATGATCCAAGATTGTACACTTACGCAACAAAAGAAAGAGCCTAACAATGATCAGAAAGAAATTGGCACTCAATCACTGTACCaagaaaacgaaaatagaTACGTAAATGATATCAAAAATACACAGATTCAGAAGACTGAAGTtcaaagaggaaatgatgGGAAAGAAACATCGTATTCGTCTCGCGataataaattagaatatGCAAATAAGGAATCTTCTCGTTTAAATAGAAATGGATTAGGTCCAcgatataagaaaaattcagaGA ATCGACATCGATCTGCTTCGCATTTTTCTAATCAGTATTCAAGCAACGGATCAAACTCTAAACTTTCCAAATTGGATAGAGATGCAAAAGAAGATAGTATGAATGTTCAACCTTCACAATCAATACATCAGCAGCTACACACTCCTGCAAATGCAATGAATACTTATCAAGCGTCTTACATGCAACAAGGCATGTATTCCGGACTGCCGTATTATGGCAATGAAGCGGAAGCATTCGCAAATCCTTACTATTCCCTTAATCCAAGTTTTATACCAATCCCGTGCTTATCACATTCTGATATACATGACAACAACAATGTGCAGCCGTTCTCGCCGCATCTGTGTCCTGGAATAGATTACGCACAAGCTTATTCTGGCCTATGCCCGCCGTACTTATGCCCTCCGCCAACCCCATATAATATACCTCCACAAAATATACCTGAACACTGGTATGCTGTTGCTGGTCAACCACATTATATGCAGTATGCACCAGTTTTATCTGTACCAGCGGAAACAACTTGCACCGGAGTAGTACAAAATGCTAATCAAAACGTTCCTTCTTAA